CTCGGCCTCGGGGCGCGCCCGCCCCGCGCGGCCGGGCGGCCCTCGGTCGCCGAGACCTGGCGCACCAACGGCCGGCTCTGGGCCGTCCCCGCCCGCCGCCGCGCCTACCTGGCACTCTGGGTGCCGAACGGCCTGATCGTCGGCTGCGAGTCCCTCTTCGTGCCGTACGCCCCCGAGCACGCCGGGCTCCTCTTCGCCTGCGGCGCGCTCGGGATGCTGGCCGGGGACACCGCCGTCGGCCGCTTCGTACCGGCGCGGCTGCGCGGTCGGATCCGCTTCCCGCTCCAGGCGCTGCTCGCGGCCCCGTTCCTGCTGTTCGCCCTCGATCCGTGGCTGCCGCTCGCGCTCGTCCTCGTGACGGTGTCGGCGGTGGGGTACGGGGCGAGCCTGCTGCACCAGGAGCGGCTGATGACCCTGGTGCCGGAGGAGCTGAGCGGCCACGCCCTCGGGCTGCACACCTCGGGGATGCTCGCCCTCCAGGGGGTGAGCGCGGCCCTGGCCGGCACCCTCGCCCAGTACACGTCACCCCGCACCGGCATGGTGCTGCTCGCCCTGGTCTCGCTCGCGGTGACGTTCCTGCTCGCCCGTGCGGACGCAAAAGAAGAAGAGCGCGGAACCAGGGACCGTAAACCTGGTTCCGCGCTCTCCCGCTTGTGACCGCCCGACGGCACGAGGCTGGCGCGACAGGACGTTCGCGCCGCCGGGCGGAGTCTCGGGGACCCCTCGGAAGGGGGGCGTTGGGACCGCGGTGGTTCCGACGGGCGCCGTGGCGGTTCCCCTTCCTTCAGGTCAAGAAGGGGGCCCGGCGTCCTTACCACCGCACTGGCTCGGAGCCACCGCGGTCCTCACGCTTGTCCGGTTCACCGACCACCCCTCATCCGGGCCGGCGATCCGGACCACGTACGACACTGACCTCCCGTCAGGTGTCGTACGCAGTCTGGGTGTCGCTGTGCGGTCAGTCCTCGCGCAGGGCCTCGACGGCCTCGCGGACGCGCTTGCCGTAGTCGGCGTCGGCGGCGGCGAAGTGCGCGAGGTTCTTCTCGATGACGTCCTCGCGGGACACCTGGGACAGACCGCCGGCGATGTTGGCGATCAGGCGCTTCTTCTCGTCCTCGGACATCAGGCGGTAGAGCTCGCCGGCCTGGAAGAAGTCGTCGTCCTTGGTGTGCGCGGGCGCCTCGTGGGTGCCGGTCCAGCCGTGGATGGCGAGCGGCGCGGAGAGCGCGGCGTCCGTCTGGGCCGGGCCCTGGTACGAGTTGGGCTCGTAGTTCTTGTCGTGGCGCGAGCCGTTGCGCAGCGCCATGGCGCCGTCGCGGCCGTAGTTCTGCGCGGTCGTGGCCTTGGGGGCGTTGACCGGCAGCAGGGTGTGGTTCACGCCGAGGCGGTACCGGTGGGCGTCCGCGTAGGCGAAGAGACGGCCCTGGAGCATCTTGTCCGGCGAGGGACCGATGCCCGGCACGAAGTTGTTCGGGGAGAACGCGGCCTGCTCGACCTCGGCGAAGACGTTCTCCGGGTTGCGGTCGAGGACCAGGCGGCCCACGCGCTGCAGCGGGTAGTCGCTGTGCGGCCACACCTTGGTGAGGTCGAACGGGTTGAAGCGGTACTCCGCGGCCTCGGCGGCCGGCATGATCTGCACGTACAGGGTCCACGAGGGGTTCACACCGCGCTCGATGGCCTGGAGCAGGTCGGTCTGGTGCGAGTTGGCGTCCTTGCCGACGAGCTCGGCGGCCTGCTCGGCGGAGAGGGAGCGGATGCCCTGGTTCGTCTTGAAGTGGTACTTGACGAAGAAGGCCTCGCCCGCCTCGTTGGTCCACTGGTAGGTGTGCGAGCCGTAGCCGTTCATGTGACGGTACGAGGCCGGGATGCCGCGGTCGCCCATGAGCCAGGTGATCTGGTGGGTGGCCTCGGGGGCGTGCGCCCAGAAGTCCCAGACGTTGTCCGGCTCCTGCTTGCCCGTGAAGGGGTCGCGCTTCTGGGAGTGGATGAAGTCGGGGAACTTGATCGGGTCCTTGATGAAGAACACCGGGGTGTTGTTGCCGACGAGGTCGTAGTTGCCCTCTTCGGTGTAGAACTTCAGGGCGAAACCGCGGGGGTCGCGCACCGCGTCCGCGCCGCCGAGCGAGTCGGCCACGGTGGAGAAGCGGAGGAAGGTCTCGGTCTTCTTGCCGACCTCACCGAGGAAGTCCGCCTTGGTGTACGCGGTGACGTCGTCGGTCACCTCGAAGTAGCCGTACGCGCCGGAACCGCGGGCGTGCACCACGCGCTCCGGGATCCGCTCACGGTTGAAGCGCGCGAGCTTCTCCAGCAGGTGCTGGTCCTGGAGGAGGAGAGGGCCACCGACGCCGGCGGTGGCGGAGTTCTGGTTGTCGGCGACGGGGGCGCCGGACTCGGTCGTAAGCACGCGCTTCGACATCGTGACCTTCCGTACGGGAGCTCTGCTGACGGTCCGAGGAGCGTAAATTCGGCTCGAACAGCACGTCAACAGTTTGTTGAAAATGAAGTGTGGTGTTCCGGTCGGCGGCGACGCCTGGGCGCGACAGGACAGGTTGTCAGCGCCGCCGCCGACCGGAAATCAGGGGCCCCGGTGAAGGGGCGGAGGGTCAGACCTGCTGGCCGGAGAGGCGCTCGACGGCGCGCAGCAGGGCCGAGTGGTCCAGGCCGCCGTCACCCTGCGCGCGCAGCGAGGCGACGAG
This is a stretch of genomic DNA from Streptomyces sp. R44. It encodes these proteins:
- a CDS encoding MFS transporter, with the translated sequence MPRYRTLFRTPEFTPLFLTGSAHTAAQTVAGLGLATLVFRATGSPLLSALALFGPSLAQLLGATTLLSAADRLPPRAALCGIALFFALGTAALAIPALPTWAVFVILLAEGLAASLGGGVRYGLLNEILPREEYLIGRSVMNMASGACQIGGFATGGLLVALLSPRGTVLVGAGLYLAAALAARLGLGARPPRAAGRPSVAETWRTNGRLWAVPARRRAYLALWVPNGLIVGCESLFVPYAPEHAGLLFACGALGMLAGDTAVGRFVPARLRGRIRFPLQALLAAPFLLFALDPWLPLALVLVTVSAVGYGASLLHQERLMTLVPEELSGHALGLHTSGMLALQGVSAALAGTLAQYTSPRTGMVLLALVSLAVTFLLARADAKEEERGTRDRKPGSALSRL
- a CDS encoding catalase is translated as MSKRVLTTESGAPVADNQNSATAGVGGPLLLQDQHLLEKLARFNRERIPERVVHARGSGAYGYFEVTDDVTAYTKADFLGEVGKKTETFLRFSTVADSLGGADAVRDPRGFALKFYTEEGNYDLVGNNTPVFFIKDPIKFPDFIHSQKRDPFTGKQEPDNVWDFWAHAPEATHQITWLMGDRGIPASYRHMNGYGSHTYQWTNEAGEAFFVKYHFKTNQGIRSLSAEQAAELVGKDANSHQTDLLQAIERGVNPSWTLYVQIMPAAEAAEYRFNPFDLTKVWPHSDYPLQRVGRLVLDRNPENVFAEVEQAAFSPNNFVPGIGPSPDKMLQGRLFAYADAHRYRLGVNHTLLPVNAPKATTAQNYGRDGAMALRNGSRHDKNYEPNSYQGPAQTDAALSAPLAIHGWTGTHEAPAHTKDDDFFQAGELYRLMSEDEKKRLIANIAGGLSQVSREDVIEKNLAHFAAADADYGKRVREAVEALRED